A single genomic interval of Malania oleifera isolate guangnan ecotype guangnan chromosome 11, ASM2987363v1, whole genome shotgun sequence harbors:
- the LOC131167497 gene encoding protein LAZY 1, with amino-acid sequence MKLLRWVHHKLWQNNIDPCKDFTIGNSCTCLATQQSPNDQQHCTNPSFDLRPLNQNQKECQKSSAEFAAKKVEDDFEEESSTDISELFQGFLTIGTLGTELMLQDPTTPTFAMSFKNIMENETEMIDNDLKLINEQLEKFIETEAKTERCKEPTGRNSHVSTIRLSSKQVEGAGIKEGEKPVVCPLEGYFFGSAIEIPETRPEVKKEKASLGELFQKSKIADDHSTVKCEKGDVQSKRTHKSAMHLMKKMLKKLHASTRSSTTYSGDAAANSVSTKRKLNKVLRIFHRKIHPESTMDAKAYNESKTYELTNNPYYNSHVNGDLKFLDEDNRRFSHISVSKEGVPCHKTNLNLPESELSTRGTSGSREHWIKTDADYLVLEL; translated from the exons ATGAAG TTGCTGCGCTGGGTGCACCATAAATTATGGCAAAATAACATCGACCCATGCAAGGATTTCACAATTG GGAACTCCTGTACATGCCTTGCAACGCAACAGTCACCTAATGACCAACAACACTGCACAAACCCAAGCTTTGACCTCAGACCCTTGAACCAGAACCAAAAGGAATGTCAAAAATCATCTGCTGAATTTGCAGCGAAAAAAGTGGAAGATGATTTTGAAGAAGAATCATCTACAGACATCTCTGAGCTCTTCCAAGGTTTTCTCACCATCGGAACTCTTGGTACAGAACTAATGTTGCAAGATCCTACAACACCAACATTTGCCATGTCTTTCAAGAACATAATGGAGAATGAAACAGAGATGATAGACAATGACTTGAAGCTCATCAATGAACAGCTGGAAAAGTTTATTGAGACTGAAGCTAAAACTGAACGGTGCAAGGAACCAACAGGGAGGAACAGTCATGTTAGCACAATAAGACTCAGCAGCAAACAAGTTGAAGGAGCTGGCATTAAAGAGGGTGAAAAGCCAGTAGTCTGTCCACTTGAAGGATACTTTTTTGGGTCTGCAATTGAAATACCAGAAACAAGACCAGAGGTAAAGAAAGAGAAGGCATCACTTGGAGAGCTTTTTCAAAAAAGTAAAATAGCAGACGATCACTCCACAGTGAAATGCGAGAAAGGGGATGTGCAAAGCAAGAGAACACATAAATCTGCGATGCATCTCATGAAGAAGATGCTAAAAAAGCTCCATGCTTCTACAAGGAGCTCTACCACTTATTCTGGTGATGCTGCTGCTAATTCAGTTTCAACCAAGAGAAAACTTAATAAG GTCTTACGCATATTCCACAGAAAAATTCATCCTGAAAGCACTATGGATGCAAAAGCATACAATGAGTCCAAAACATATGAGCTCACGAACAATCCCTACTACAACAGCCATGTTAATGGTGACCTGAAGTTCCTGGATGAAGACAACAGAAGGTTCTCTCATATATCTGTATCAAAGGAAGGGGTTCCTTGTCACAAGACTAACTTAAATCTCCCTGAATCTGAACTCAGCACCAGAGGTACAAGTGGGAGTAGGGAACACTGGATCAAAACAGATGCAGACT ACCTCGTGTTGGAGCTCTAA
- the LOC131168312 gene encoding ABC transporter I family member 11, chloroplastic: MASSLFGISPLVGWGVLDSPAKPRLSLKFRRAQALRMSCDYTCFEIRDVSYQPPGTQLNLLNKVNFSLPEKSLGLIFGRSGSGKTTLLQLIAGLSKPTSGSIYVQRYGNDGNPSQSPEPLPPDGVGVVFQFPERYFVADNVLDEVMFGWPRERGGLQLKEQLASRLQRAFNWVGLDGISLEKDPYSLSGGYKRRLALAIQLVRIPNLLLLDEPLAGLDWKARADLVKLLKHLKKELTILVVSHDLKELAALVDKSWKMEMGGFLKEEPLPV; encoded by the exons ATGGCGAGCTCACTGTTTGGCATTTCGCCCTTGGTTGGTTGGGGAGTGCTGGATAGCCCAGCCAAACCACGCCTCAG CTTGAAATTTCGAAGAGCTCAAGCTCTCAGAATGTCTTGTGATTATACTTGCTTCGAA ATCAGGGATGTTAGCTATCAACCCCCGGGGACACAGCTCAACCTTTTGAATAAAGTTAATTTTTCCCTTCCAGAGAAAAG TTTGGGTTTGATCTTTGGGCGAAGTGGAAGTGGAAAAACTACTCTTTTGCAG CTTATTGCAGGGCTAAGCAAGCCAACATCAGGTTCCATTTATGTTCAAAGATATGGGAATGATGGCAATCCAAGTCAGTCACCTGAACCGTTGCCTCCTGACGGTGTTGGTGTTGTCTTTCAGTTTCCTGAGAG ATATTTTGTGGCAGACAATGTGCTTGATGAAGTTATGTTTGGGTGGCCACGGGAGAGGGGTGGTCTTCAGTTGAAAGAGCAGCTTGCTTCACGACTCCAGAGAGCTTTTAATTGG GTTGGACTCGATGGGATCTCCTTGGAAAAAGATCCCTACTCCCTAAGTGGTGGCTACAAACGCCGGCTTGCCCTAGCAATTCAATTA GTACGAATTCCAAATTTACTGCTATTAGATGAGCCTCTTGCTGGACTTG ATTGGAAGGCTCGTGCGGATCTTGTGAAGCTGCTAAAGCATCTAAAGAAAGAATTAACTATACTTGTTGTCAGCCATGACCTCAA GGAGTTAGCAGCTCTAGTTGATAAGTCTTGGAAAATGGAAATGGGTGGATTTCTTAAGGAAGAGCCTTTGCCAGTTTAA